AAGGCATCGCGTTCAAGTTCAAAAGATGGGGTGTTGTGCTCGGTCATGCTTCCCCCGCCGGATGAGCTGCGTGGCTGATGGCCAGCGGCGCCTGCGCGTTGGCGCGCTCGTCGGCAGCTCCTTCGCTCGCGTCGTCGTCGCCCTGGCGCAGTTGCGCCTGGTAGAGCCGCCAGTAGGCGCCCTGCTTCGCCATCAGGGCGTCGTGCGGTCCCACTTCGACCACCTCGCCGCGGTCCATGACCACGAGGCGGTCAGCCTTGCGCAGCGTCGACAGGCGGTGCGCGATGGCAATGGTGGTGCGGCCCTGCACGAGGTTGTCGAGCGCCTTCTGGATTTCCTTCTCGGTTTCGGTGTCCACGGCCGAGGTGGCTTCGTCGAGGATCAGGATTCGCGGGTCGATCAGCAGCGCGCGCGCAATGCTGATGCGCTGGCGCTCGCCACCCGAGAGGCCCTGCCCGCGCTCGCCGACCAGCGAGTCGTAGCCATGCTGCAGCCGCAGGATGAAGTCGTGTGCGTGGGCCGCACGGGCCGCGGCGACGACTTCCTCGCGCGTGGCGTCGGGCTTGCCGTAGGCGATGTTCTGCGCGATGGTGCCGAAGAAGAGGAAAGGCTCCTGCAGCACCAGCCCCACGTGGCGCCGGTAGTCGGCCACTGCGAAGCGGCGGATGTCGGTGCCGTCGACCTTGATGGCGCCGTCGGTCACGTCGTAGAAGCGGCAGATGAGGTTGACCAGCGTGCTCTTGCCCGAGCCGCTGTGGCCCACGAGGCCGATCATCTCGCCGGGCTCGATCACCAGGTCGAGGTCATGGATCACGGCGCGCGAGCCATAGCGAAAGCCCAGCCCGCTCATCTCGATGCGGCCCTGCACGCGCTCCACCTTCACCGGATTGGCCGGCTCGGGCACGTTGCTCACATGGTCGAGGATGTCGAAGATGCGCTTGGCGCCGGCCGCCGCCTTCTGCGTGACCGAGACGATGCGACTCATCGAGTCGAGCCGCGTATAGAAGCGGCCGATGTAGGCGATGAAGGCGGTGAGCACACCCACCGTGATGCTGCCGCGCGCCACCTGCCAGATGCCGAAGGCCCAAACCACGAGCAGGCCGATTTCGGTCAGCAGCGACACGGTCGGCGTGAACAGCGACCAGGTGCGGTTGAGCTTGTCGTTGACCTGCAGGTTGTAGGCGTTGGCGATGCGGAAGCGCTCGGCTTCGCGGCGTTCCTGCGCAAAGGCCTTGACCACGCGGATGCCGGGAATGGTGTCGGCCAGCACGTTGGTCACCTCGGACCAGACGCGGTCGATCTTCTCGAAGCCGGTGCGCAGGCGGTCGCGCACCACGTGGATCATCCAGGCGATGAAGGGCAGCGGCACCAGCGTGACCACAGCCAGCAGCGGGTTGATGGAAAACAGGATGACCGCGGTCATCACGATCATCAGCACGTCGTTCGCGAAATCGAGCGCATGCAACGACAGGAAAACGTTGATGCGGTCGGTCTCTGAGCCGATGCGCGCCATCAGATCGCCGGTGCGCTTGCCGCCGAAATAGTCCAGCGGCAGGGTCAGCAGGTGTTCGTAGGTAGTGGTGCGCAGGTCGGCGCCGATGCGCTCGGACACCAGCGCCAACAGGTAGGTGCGCGCCCAGCCCAGCCCCCAGCCGACCAGCGCCGCGATCAGCAGGCCGCCCAGGTACACGCCCACGCGCATGGTGTCGATCTTCTGCCCGTTCTGGAACGGGATCAGGATGTCGTCCATCAGCGGGATGGTCAGGTACGGCGGCACCAGGGTGGCGGCGGTGGAGATCAGGGTCAGCAGAAATCCTGCAATCAGCTGCTTGCGGTAGGGCTTGGCGAAGCGGCCCAGGCGCAGCAGCACCCAGGTCGAGGGTGGGGTCTGGAGCTCGGTGTCGGCCGGTTCGTCGCCATCGGCGACCTCGATGACTTCGGGTGTCTCCTTGGCGACACCCGCCATGCGCTGGCCGAAAAGCTTGAGCAACCGCAGGGCCGTGGCCTGCCCGGCCAGGGTGTAGCGCCAGCGGCCCAACCGGCCCGCAGGCCCCGTCAAATCTAGGGTTCCGACGCCGGAGTGGTCGGACAGGCGCAGTTCGAGGGCGGCATCTGTTAGTGGCCACTCACGCCATTCGCCGCCCGGTTCGAGCGCAATCAGCCTCTGGTCAGTCAGGGCCACTAGGCCGGAAGCGAAGCGAAGTTGGTCGTCGAGGTCAACCGACAGTATTACCAGAACGTTTTCCGCGACTGCGAGCCGGTTTTTCAGCGCGTCTGAAGCCGCCTCTGTTTCGCCCTCCCGGGTGCCGACTGGATCGTGATGTTGCATTGTGTTTCTTTGACTCTTGCCCGTCGCGGGCCGCATGGACCGCGTCATGGCGCCCTTCGTCGGGCGCCGATTCTGACTGATCGCCATGGGCGCGCTTGAAGGCGCCGTGGTGCTCGGCCAAAGCACATCGAACGTTTGCATGACCCGTTTCGACGACATCCGACTGCTGCGCATCAACTATTTGCGCGGTCCCAACCTCTGGACCTACCGTCCGGTGCTCGAAGTCTGGCTCGATCTGGGCCAACTGGAAGATTACCCCTCCAACAAGATCGACGGTTTCACCGACCGCCTGACCGGCCTGCTGCCGGCGCTCATCGAGCACCACTGCGGCGTGGGCGAGCGCGGCGGGTTCATCCAGCGCCTGACCGAAGGCACCTGGTCGGGCCACGTGCTCGAACACGTCGTCATCGAGTTGCTGAACCTGGCCGGCATGCCGACGGGCTTCGGGCAAACCCGCAGCACCTCGGAGCACGGCGTCTACCGCATGGTGTTCCGCGCGCGTGACGAGCAGGTCGCCCGCGTGGCACTGGCCGAGGGCCACCGCCTGCTGATGGCCGCCATCAACAACGACCCATTCACCGCCGCCGACGTGCAGAAGGCGGTCGACGCGGTCAAGGCCAAGGTCGAAGACTGCTACCTCGGCCCGAGCACCGCCGCCATCGTGGCCGCCGCCACCGACCGCGGCATTCCGCACATGCGCCTGAACAGCGGCAACCTGGTGCAGCTGGGCTACGGCGCCAACCAGCAGCGCATCTGGACCGCCGAGACCGACTACACCAGCGCCATCGGCGAATCGATCGCCAGCGACAAGGAACTGACCAAGTCCCTGCTCGCGAGCTGCGGCGTGCCCGTGCCCGAAGGCCAGGTGGTCGCCAATGCCGAAGAAGCCTGGGAAGCCGCCGAGGACATCGGCCTGCCGGTGGTCGTGAAACCCTCCGACGCCAACCACGGCCGCGGTGTGTCGCTCGAACTGACGACGCGCGAAGAAGTCTTTGCCGCCTTCGCGGTCGCCGAGCCCGAAGGCAGCGACGTGATGGTCGAGCGCTTCATCCGCGGCCACGAACACCGCCTGCTGGTGGTGGGCGGCGAGGTGGTGGCGGCCGCGCGCGGCGAGATCATCACCGTGACCGGCGACGGCCAGAGCAGTGTGCGCGACCTCATCGACAAGCAGCTCAACAGCGACCCGCGCCGCGGCGCCGAGGAAGAGTTTCCGCTCGACGTGATCGTGATCGACACCGACGCCAAGCTGCA
This is a stretch of genomic DNA from Variovorax paradoxus. It encodes these proteins:
- a CDS encoding cyanophycin metabolism-associated ABC transporter; translated protein: MQHHDPVGTREGETEAASDALKNRLAVAENVLVILSVDLDDQLRFASGLVALTDQRLIALEPGGEWREWPLTDAALELRLSDHSGVGTLDLTGPAGRLGRWRYTLAGQATALRLLKLFGQRMAGVAKETPEVIEVADGDEPADTELQTPPSTWVLLRLGRFAKPYRKQLIAGFLLTLISTAATLVPPYLTIPLMDDILIPFQNGQKIDTMRVGVYLGGLLIAALVGWGLGWARTYLLALVSERIGADLRTTTYEHLLTLPLDYFGGKRTGDLMARIGSETDRINVFLSLHALDFANDVLMIVMTAVILFSINPLLAVVTLVPLPFIAWMIHVVRDRLRTGFEKIDRVWSEVTNVLADTIPGIRVVKAFAQERREAERFRIANAYNLQVNDKLNRTWSLFTPTVSLLTEIGLLVVWAFGIWQVARGSITVGVLTAFIAYIGRFYTRLDSMSRIVSVTQKAAAGAKRIFDILDHVSNVPEPANPVKVERVQGRIEMSGLGFRYGSRAVIHDLDLVIEPGEMIGLVGHSGSGKSTLVNLICRFYDVTDGAIKVDGTDIRRFAVADYRRHVGLVLQEPFLFFGTIAQNIAYGKPDATREEVVAAARAAHAHDFILRLQHGYDSLVGERGQGLSGGERQRISIARALLIDPRILILDEATSAVDTETEKEIQKALDNLVQGRTTIAIAHRLSTLRKADRLVVMDRGEVVEVGPHDALMAKQGAYWRLYQAQLRQGDDDASEGAADERANAQAPLAISHAAHPAGEA